Proteins encoded by one window of Homo sapiens chromosome 10, GRCh38.p14 Primary Assembly:
- the C1QL3 gene encoding complement C1q-like protein 3 precursor, producing the protein MVLLLVILIPVLVSSAGTSAHYEMLGTCRMVCDPYGGTKAPSTAATPDRGLMQSLPTFIQGPKGEAGRPGKAGPRGPPGEPGPPGPMGPPGEKGEPGRQGLPGPPGAPGLNAAGAISAATYSTVPKIAFYAGLKRQHEGYEVLKFDDVVTNLGNHYDPTTGKFTCSIPGIYFFTYHVLMRGGDGTSMWADLCKNNQVRASAIAQDADQNYDYASNSVVLHLEPGDEVYIKLDGGKAHGGNNNKYSTFSGFIIYAD; encoded by the exons ATGGTGCTGCTGCTGGTGATCCTCATCCCGGTGCTGGTGAGCTCGGCCGGCACGTCGGCGCACTACGAGATGCTGGGCACCTGCCGCATGGTCTGCGACCCCTACGGGGGCACCAAGGCGCCCAGCACCGCTGCCACGCCCGACCGCGGCCTCATGCAGTCCCTGCCCACCTTCATCCAGGGCCCCAAAGGCGAGGCCGGCAGGCCCGGGAAGGCGGGTCCGCGCGGGCCCCCCGGAGAGCCCGGGCCACCCGGCCCCATGGGGCCCCCGGGCGAGAAGGGCGAGCCGGGCCGCCAAGGCCTGCCGGGCCCGCCCGGGGCGCCCGGCCTGAACGCGGCCGGGGCCATCAGCGCCGCCACCTACAGCACGGTGCCCAAGATCGCCTTCTACGCCGGCCTCAAGCGGCAGCATGAAGGCTACGAGGTGCTCAAGTTCGACGACGTGGTCACCAACCTCGGAAACCACTACGACCCCACCACCGGCAAGTTCACCTGCTCCATCCCGGGCATCTACTTCTTCACCTACCACGTCCTGATGCGCGGAGGGGACGGCACCAGCATGTGGGCTGATCTCTGCAAAAACAACCAG GTGCGTGCTAGTGCAATTGCCCAAGATGCTGATCAGAATTACGACTATGCCAGTAACAGTGTGGTTCTTCATTTGGAGCCGGGAGATGAAGTCTATATCAAATTAGATGGCGGGAAAGCCCATGgaggaaacaacaacaaatacagcACGTTTTCTGGATTTATTATTTATGCTGACTGA